One Carya illinoinensis cultivar Pawnee chromosome 5, C.illinoinensisPawnee_v1, whole genome shotgun sequence genomic window, ATCTCAATTTGATAAATAGAAATTCCGTTTGTAATTGTCCAATCAAATGTGTAagtattatgaatttttttttatttttaaaatacaatatataagatgtttatataaaaaattaattaattttttaataataaactctatcctcttttaaaaaaattccacAATACTTGCTCACTTAacaattatatctaatattactatttcataAATTACACGTAAACATCCATCACATATATGAATCAATACATTTccaaaaattcaattaaaataattagattgcAATCCAATACGtacaattaatcaaaataaagaagagtaatgttatatacagtcacttttacgtactttCTGCACACTCCACTAATATAATtgattggattaatttttttttaatatccaaccaatcatatcattagagtgcataaaagaatatataaaaatgactacatttaaaatttttaaataaaaaatatttcagcaAAGAGTTGAGGCCTTCATGACCATTGCAGGAGATCGACATCTAGCTACTAGTTAGGTAGgatcctttttcattttttttcttttttttctttttttttttttttttttaatgtaaatttcaGCACCTGTTGCCATCGTGTCAACATGCTGGCATGCACAAAAATCGAATACTGTCCCAACTAAAATTATTTACTTATGTAACTAGCTTTCGTGATCAGTACAATTTTTAGTAGCAATAGAAAAGTAGATAGCATGTGAACTTGGATATGACAGAGGTGGAGAGCCGATCGAGAGCGTTCCACGCCATTAGGTTTTTTTTAGCcactgaaaattaaattttaaaattaaatattaatatattaatattattattattttaaaatttaaaaaaattaaaaaaaattaaattttttattatattttatattaaatttaaaaaaagttgtaatgatgagataagaattttatatttgagataaaaaaaatagttaaaggtttgatttcaaatttaaaatttttatttaattgtataattttttttaactttttataaaatataataaataattaaatatttttaattttaaataataatattttatcttaaaatttaattaattttttttttttaaattgtcagTGACCCAACCTCTAAAGGGTCTCGTTTGCTCTCGACAGGGGATGGGGTCAGACATGATGCATTGAAATGGCCTCAGTTCATTTATTAAGGCCGTACAATATTGTAACAACTAAAGATTGTTTAATCTTTATCTCattgatgattttatataattattataatttttttaaaattttatataaaatataataaataatttaatatttttaaatattaaaataaaatttatattaaaaaattataatataataatattttatttaattttttaataaaatatttcatttcatttaaacgAAGCCATGCACATGTCCCTGTTTAATATCTGTGCCTACTGCGCGCGCCATGATCAGTACTGTCAGTGTTTTATCAACAGGTGACATATATGTCTTTTGGGTTTGGTCATAGTGCATCAAATCGTTGAATTATGAATCAGTTGTGCCGGCCATGATGTTTGTTACAGACCGTCTAGGAAAAGGTTAATTATGAACCTCTCACAAAAGTTCTGaattatacaaattaattaTCGATCGAACGTGAATGCATGCAGCCAGCCATCTTATAAAttcttttgtaaaataatagatatatacaGGGATAAATGCGTCTCCAACTCTGcatatatgtagtaaaatatcTGTGATTTAGATGGTATAAGACTCAATCTTCGTAAAAAATGTCCCTTGGAttccttttatttaaaatctgtcaatattaaaaataaaaataaaaatctgcaTGCATGTGGAGGTGTTGTAGATGCATGTGGAGGTGTTGTAGATGACTTGAGATTGATGTCACGACGAAGGTTGCCTGGCGCGAAAGGTACCTGGCGAATGTAATGGCGCTTTCATTCAATAATAGAACATTTACAATGGGCTAGCCAGCTATTGGCAAGTTTAAAATTTAACTAGAATCTTATTTTTTGGttataatcaatttttaattagatgagtttatattgaattagtcggtaaaattataatataatattatatattttaataatattttattaaaattttcttttatattttaaaaatacaatttatatattaattaataattttattaaagaataaaatataataatttattttaatgtggtAAAAGGAGATGAaagattaatgaaaaaaataaaataattaaataaaagatcaacaataacttttaataataaaaagccttcttaatttaatataacttttatttAGACTTTTAACTAGTTCGAATTTTTCTCTTATCTAATTAAAGTTTGTACTTTTACTGACATTTGGCTGAGCAGTACGCTTAAAGATGTTACAGTACTATATTACCATTCACctattataatatgttaaaataataatattttttgtcaggAGTATcttgttgtttttttcttttccctgcGCAGGTCTAGGACAAGCCGGTGCCTTAATATATACTAGCTTTTTCCTTAAGATATACATGCTGCGTCGGCCAGAAAAACAAGTTTGAGACTCCAATACTACCAACCTTCTCAGTTTCCACCACCATGCATACACATCAatctcctcctccctctcctcTTCCCAAGTATTTGAGGGAAAATGATTTGACCCAAGAATGCAGGGATATCATATCCACTCTGCCTACAGAAGAAGGCTGGGTTTCAAATCACATCCACCAGTACCAAGGTTGTTGGATCATCCCTAGGTACATGCCTGGAGTTCTCGCATTCCAGAAATACTTCCAGGCTCGAGACACTGATATTATCCTCGCGACCACTCCCAAAGCCGGCACCACTTGGTTGAAGGCGATTTTGTTCTCGCTTTTAAACCGGGTGCGCTATCCGGACCTCCAAAAACATCCTCTACTCACAAGCAACCCTCATGACCTTGTGCCCTTCTTGGAGATTGATCTGTACATTGAAAACCAGGTTCCAGACCTCACATCCTTTGCCTCTCCAAGGCTTTTTTCGACTCATTTATCTTATAATTTGCTACCGACATCCGCAAAAGTCTCGAATTGCAAAATAGTGTATTTATGCAGGAACCCAAAAGACACCTTTGTGTCACTTTGGCATTTCACAAATAAGTTGAAATTAAGGGGAACCAACTCGCTTGAAGAGgcttttgataaattttgtAGGGGAGTGAGTTTGTATGGACCCTATTGGGATCATGTCTTAAGCTTTTGGAAGGAAAGCATCGAAAATCCTCAAAAAGTTCTTTTCTTAAAGTACgaaaaaatgaaagaggaaCCCACTTATGAGTTGAGGAAGGTGGCTGAGTTTTTGGAGTGCCCTTTTACTCCTGAAGAAGAGGCGAAAGGTATGGTCAATAATATCTTAAGGCTGTGTAGTTTTGATAATCTGAGCACTTTGGAAGTGAATAAAAGTGGAAAATTGTCATCTGGAGAGGCAAATGAGGCATTTTTTCGACGAGGCAAAGTTGGAGATTATACGAATTACTTGACTGCTGAGATGGCAGAGAAACTAGACCGTATTACCGAAGAAAAGTTTCGTGAGACCCAGTTAAAATTTTAGGTACTCTTCAAGTTGCATGGTTTTCCATAAACGTCCGTTTTTGTTACTCAATGTACTGTGTGTTTATTTTGGTCGATCGGCATCCAATAAAGGTACATGATCAACTTGCTGTATTGATCTCTATAGCTATTTTGGCACTTCTTGATGTATGTGACAACGATAAAATTATGTTTGGCTATTTACCTTAATTTTGTAATGCagagagttttgttacgtataaataaagtcatgtattaatctgcatattaatactgattctttcatatttaaaatttaaattaatattatttttaataaaatttattttttaattaattataataaattagtatagatattaatacataattatatttataattaaatttttttttaatgcagatATGCTTGAATTATATCACGTAGTCACCAATTATAAGTTCCTCAAAAGCCCTTGTTTTTTAGTGGATTGTTAGGTGATCATGAGGGACAGGTAGCTTTGATGTTTTGTAGTTATCTGTCGGTCAGTAATGTTGTATCACAAATTACTTTCTCAAAGAAAACAAATGTAGTTATCACAAGGAcgctcaaaaagaaaaaggttggGGCAAAATTGTCGCCTAAAAGGTAGACTATAGTACTACAGTCGAAActaataattctttaaaatataaaagtattttGAAACTATTCgaatatatcatttaaattttataccaAGTTGATCCCAAAATGATCATCTGAGATTCTGAATGGATAAAACACAGCCGGATATATATCCCACAAGAAGATCCCCTTATCCTGCCGATCTAGTTCTTCATGTTTTCTCTGCTCTGGAGTACTACGATCGAGTGCGTGTATGGTATATATATGTCTCGATGATCATACGTACCAGTACTGTTGTATATATGATCATAACTGGAACTATATATGCACAATAGTAGACAAGAATATTCTATGCAACAGATTATGTACAGCTAGCTAGGTATTATTGATTTGGCCAtttgaatttttcatctcaaatataaaattttcatctcattattacaactttctcaaatccatatataaaatataataaacaattcaaattttttttaattttttcaaattttaaaataataataatattaaaatataatattttaatatgatcaTTACA contains:
- the LOC122309096 gene encoding cytosolic sulfotransferase 5-like codes for the protein MHTHQSPPPSPLPKYLRENDLTQECRDIISTLPTEEGWVSNHIHQYQGCWIIPRYMPGVLAFQKYFQARDTDIILATTPKAGTTWLKAILFSLLNRVRYPDLQKHPLLTSNPHDLVPFLEIDLYIENQVPDLTSFASPRLFSTHLSYNLLPTSAKVSNCKIVYLCRNPKDTFVSLWHFTNKLKLRGTNSLEEAFDKFCRGVSLYGPYWDHVLSFWKESIENPQKVLFLKYEKMKEEPTYELRKVAEFLECPFTPEEEAKGMVNNILRLCSFDNLSTLEVNKSGKLSSGEANEAFFRRGKVGDYTNYLTAEMAEKLDRITEEKFRETQLKF